The Theileria annulata chromosome 2, complete sequence, *** SEQUENCING IN PROGRESS *** genomic sequence tatatataataccCCTATTCctacaattatataactgTGTAACTTGTGTTTATAGGCATGTGGAAAACTCAGTGTATTTGGGTGTATCTGTTTATCAATATATGAAGGTATTTTTGCACAGGGCAAGGACACGTAACTGGTCAAGTCGTGAGGATTCTATTCTTCTGGATCTTGTTTCCTCTACAACTTGCCCATCTGACTCCTCACAAACTTCCGGACGAATCAGCATTCCATGGCGCAAAATCTCCTCCAAAATCCCAGGAAAAAATCCAGAACAGTGTAGACTAAGATACCGACAAATCTCCAACGTACTTTTACCCAGTTACATCATTCTTCTCTTGTTACCACCAATTATCTTAGTTATGTATAGTATTAATGTATGTTTAGAGGAAAGTTAGTGATTCACCATTTATGAAGAAGGATTTGTTCAGATTAAAGATATTGATGAGTGCTTTTGGTCGAAATTGGTCACGCATTTCTGAACTAATGCCTGGCCGTTCAGCTCGACAGTGTAGGGACAAGGTTCTTGAATGCACTCGTTACACCAAAGACAACGCCATTGAGTCACTTGAATATTTTAGGAACTTGTTGACTGAGTATTCTTCTGTAGAATCTTCAGAATATATCCCTAACGTAAGTTTGGAAAGACCTATGTTTGTTTCTCGGTACTGGAAACACTTTGACTGGCTTGGGATTCACCTTTTTAAGGTCTTGGCCCTCACTCGAAATGAACACCTACTCCAAATTCTCCATgagttttatttttctgACGAGATTAACCGACGAATCAACCTAAGCTTTAAGCCAGATCGTGCCCAATACGTAACTGAATGCACTGGTGTTCAAATCTTCGCAGTCTCAAACTTTCTCCAACACATTGCAGCTCAACAAGATGACACAAACTATGAAAAGGTTATCAACATCACTCAATCGATCGTTAAACTCATGTTAAAAGTATCTTTTCCCACattaacatttatataGCTAATTCTTTAGTCATGTATTGTTGTGTAATGTAAAATGTTATAGAGAAGTGCCAAAGGTGAGCAGCTGAATTTTGAGAATTTTGATGAGCCAAAGGAATTTGaacatttgaaaaaatcGCTACTAAACATTCTTAAAACACTCTGGCCTTGacttaattatacacaCTGTATAAcactaatactactatacacatatatgatatagtagtatatatttatagtagTATATGGTATTAAGTATATGTATAGTAGTATGTATATACATACAAGTATATTAGGGTACTGAGTACTATATGTATTACTAAGAGGACATTAGTATATGTTAGATGTTGCTACTGTGATGTATCCTGTATGATTAAACTGTGGTAATTGATAATTCACATATTTTCCCAAAATTTCACCACTGTCATTAACGTCTTTGTTAATCATGTGTATACTCGTGAGATCAGAACCTTCATCATCTGAATCTGTGTCGTCAGGGTTGGAGAAACTGATTCCCCAGGGTTTAGTTAAAACTTCGAATGTCCGAATAACTGAACCGGATGACAGAAGAATAACTTACGAATGTAGCCGTCACTATGTAAGGATTCTGTTATCTTATTACACTGCTCAATTGATGGtgtaaatataacaatCTTCCCAAAATGCTATAACACATGAatcataattaataatactatataccactaaggatattaataatgagGATAGTAAgagtactaaggatactagTAATAAAGATACtaatactagtactaaggataaTGTTACTAGTAGTCAGACTAGTAcagttggagcaagcaccgtaacgtacCTTAATAACATGTGTAACgttatttatacaattcCAAGGTGATGGAACGTCTAAAAAAACAGAATCAATTGAATGTTCAGTAATTGAATGTGTGGAACCACTGACCAAAAACGCTTTATCAGAATAAGCATCAGCTTCAGTTACAGTTATCATATCAGAAATTTTCgttttttcaaataaatcCCTAAAAAActttttaacaaaattaaaactgtTGACTAGTAACAAAAATAGTGTTAGTGAGTAGTGGTTACAATGAATATTGAATTCGTTGTTGATGAAAATCAAAAGTAAAAACATGTCCATTAGGGGAAACTGCAGAAGCCAAAGCATAGCTTAAAGAACCAGAACCAGTTCCTAAGCATTATATTTCAAGTTTAAATTACCGCATTCAAGTACACGTTTCCCAGGAATTAAAtcaagtaataatattatcaatgATATATCAGCTCTATACTACACAAATAATGGGTTGATATTGGCTTTCAACAGAAATATTAGTgaatagtatatataactagtGCAAGTTAGTAGTATACTAAGATTTGGGTCCGATGTATAATGGATTTAGTGATAAGTTCAGGAGTAGGTTTAAGTAATACAACCCAGtgttttttattattttcatccCAAAATAACTATAATACCTTATTAATTCTATGTTATGGAATTATGAACTAATTAGTTCCCtaactaataaaatatcaattATATGGAAtacatataattatataatttgattatatatttgaatagaataataataaagtgTTTTAGGAACTTTTTGTCCATAAAATTTCCCTATACAAGAGGCTAGATCGAAGATTCCTTTTTTGTTATGTAttaatcttttattttttatattagCTTCTGATTGTTTATTGGGTATTTTATGGTCTTCTTTTGGAATTTGTgtcaaataaatattattaggtCCTGAGAAAAGGATTACAGGATCTCCCGGCTCAACCttcatatattttagtGATAAACGTTGAAATGTTATATGGGGGGTTGCACATTCCCCGAACTGCACCTTCCTATtactttttaaattatttcatctgtaacatattttaacatGGAGGCAAAAAGGCCTAGATTATTGAATAAGCCCAATTTCATAAGTTCCTACATATTCCTCTATTGATACCATTATagatattatatttttattatttttgttattatCAGCACTGAATAAACTGGgcattaattttattttttagctTCCTTCAGGGTCGTATTATTTTGCACCTCatttttgtattataaGACGAAACCCCTCTACTTTTTGGGATTCTACGTTTCAAGTGTTCTTCTTGATATGG encodes the following:
- a CDS encoding uncharacterized protein (chr2.C.cand.54 - myb/SANT DNA binding motifs;~DNA-binding protein, putative;~1 probable transmembrane helix predicted for TA15395 by TMHMM2.0 at aa 7-29); this encodes MESTSFSISIIFLHFLNIFKIYFLMFVLHIFKASEISQLVGKDGTRPSSNLDSCRLHSFYSNLPLYRKKYDWNIPKWTESDLVKLHKLVRTTVIFHLSHKIDELTDKLTYIENKKVSDILNLLTSRLLYLIYLNFDFSILARNLANLVRSDKYNEFLNGLHHSSVYKVFENIYLPNRPKFQGIDLSVFWDSIASSFNSDLKGTMATKLSTDCCIKFINSTSSGVLLTDVSPSDFQRIEQFLTQTHNSNKIAIYIIPLFLQLYNCVTCVYRHVENSVYLGVSVYQYMKVFLHRARTRNWSSREDSILLDLVSSTTCPSDSSQTSGRISIPWRKISSKIPGKNPEQCRLRYRQISNRKVSDSPFMKKDLFRLKILMSAFGRNWSRISELMPGRSARQCRDKVLECTRYTKDNAIESLEYFRNLLTEYSSVESSEYIPNVSLERPMFVSRYWKHFDWLGIHLFKVLALTRNEHLLQILHEFYFSDEINRRINLSFKPDRAQYVTECTGVQIFAVSNFLQHIAAQQDDTNYEKVINITQSIVKLMLKRSAKGEQLNFENFDEPKEFEHLKKSLLNILKTLWP
- a CDS encoding uncharacterized protein (1 probable transmembrane helix predicted for TA15390 by TMHMM2.0 at aa 209-231); translation: MKVEPGDPVILFSGPNNIYLTQIPKEDHKIPNKQSEANIKNKRLIHNKKGIFDLASCIGKFYGQKYRADISLIILLLDLIPGKRVLECGTGSGSLSYALASAVSPNGHVFTFDFHQQRIQYSLDLFEKTKISDMITVTEADAYSDKAFLVSGSTHSITEHSIDSVFLDVPSPWNCINNVTHVIKVRYGACSNCTSLTTSNIILSTSISIFITSILSTLTILIINILSVILLSSGSVIRTFEVLTKPWGISFSNPDDTDSDDEGSDLTSIHMINKDVNDSGEILGKYVNYQLPQFNHTGYITVATSNIY